A region of Paraburkholderia sp. BL23I1N1 DNA encodes the following proteins:
- a CDS encoding glycoside hydrolase family 31 protein, translated as MRSLTNLKHPPRFSLLSQVGNQVVLTAQENCRIELFVLAEDIIRVLVLPHGETRGPRTWSIAPGADDVALEGRDRRDMSDFTPPTFDVSANAEHVVVETARIRLTLTLDGGFCAWDILHDAAWHRVMSDRKTQAYNFGWWDARVYHYIERRKGEMYVGLGERAGSLNRADQSYEMRNIDAMGYNARTTDPLYKHIPFYVTWQPQTSTGFGLFYDTLADCRFDMGRELDNYHGHYRHFVAEHGDLDYYFIASAGTPLHAVRRFTWLTGRPAWMPKWGLGYSGSTMSYTDAPDAQQRMGEFIERCSEHDVLCDSFHLSSGYTSIGPKRYVFNWNHEKFPDIDGFVQSYLEHGVRLCANIKPCLLQDHPAFDEVARAGLLIGSRDGDPAWVQFWDEVGAYLDFTNPATIDWWKARVKDSLLKHGIAATWNDNNEFEIWSPDAMAQGFGQPYPAREAKVLQTQLMMRASHDAQREYAPDRRPFLVSRSGGVGMQRYVQTWSGDNYTSWETLRFNLKMGLGLAMSGVSNSGHDIGGFSGPAPDPELFARWVAFGIFLPRFSIHSWNDDGTVNEPWMHPEVTQQVAALIKLRYRLIPYLYELLWQSRSAYEPVLRPMFAEFPHDPRCLVDGDDMMLGASMLVAPVVEPGQSTRDVYLPAGARWVSYWSGEVFEGGQTVTLPAPFEQPVTLLREGGVNPLNIAEQHFGRPADERAFIAVPHAGAGIARGGCVEDDGESEAWRTGAQGHWNVSITSDASTLRISIVREGWVQQPQQEVRLFVPKDEVRPAVCVDGALVADHTADGWRCLTISIAH; from the coding sequence ATGCGTTCACTGACGAATCTGAAACACCCGCCGCGTTTTTCACTGTTGTCCCAAGTCGGCAATCAAGTCGTGCTCACCGCGCAGGAAAACTGCCGGATCGAACTGTTCGTTCTCGCCGAAGACATCATCCGGGTGCTCGTGCTGCCGCACGGCGAGACGCGCGGTCCGCGAACCTGGTCCATCGCGCCAGGTGCGGACGACGTTGCGCTCGAGGGCCGCGATCGCCGCGACATGAGCGATTTCACGCCACCCACGTTTGACGTATCGGCTAACGCCGAACACGTTGTCGTTGAAACCGCGCGCATCCGTTTGACGCTCACGCTTGATGGCGGATTTTGCGCGTGGGACATCCTTCACGACGCAGCGTGGCATCGCGTGATGAGCGATCGGAAAACGCAGGCGTATAACTTCGGCTGGTGGGACGCGCGCGTGTATCACTACATCGAGCGTCGCAAGGGCGAAATGTATGTTGGCCTGGGCGAGCGCGCGGGTTCGCTCAATCGCGCAGACCAGTCCTACGAAATGCGCAACATCGACGCGATGGGCTATAACGCCCGCACTACGGACCCGCTCTACAAGCACATCCCCTTCTACGTGACATGGCAGCCGCAAACGTCGACAGGATTCGGCCTGTTCTACGACACGCTCGCCGACTGCCGCTTCGACATGGGCCGTGAGCTCGACAACTATCACGGCCACTACCGGCACTTTGTCGCCGAGCATGGCGATCTCGACTATTACTTCATCGCGTCGGCGGGCACGCCCTTGCATGCGGTGCGCCGCTTTACGTGGCTGACCGGGCGTCCCGCCTGGATGCCGAAATGGGGCCTCGGCTACTCGGGCTCGACGATGAGCTATACCGATGCACCCGACGCACAGCAGCGCATGGGCGAATTCATCGAGCGGTGCAGCGAGCACGACGTGCTGTGCGATTCATTCCACCTGTCGTCGGGCTACACGTCGATCGGTCCGAAGCGCTACGTGTTCAACTGGAACCACGAGAAGTTTCCGGATATCGACGGCTTCGTGCAGAGCTATCTCGAACATGGCGTGCGTCTGTGCGCGAACATCAAGCCTTGCCTGCTGCAAGATCACCCGGCGTTCGACGAAGTGGCACGCGCCGGCTTGCTGATCGGGTCGCGTGACGGCGATCCGGCGTGGGTGCAGTTCTGGGACGAAGTGGGTGCGTATCTCGACTTCACGAATCCCGCCACCATCGACTGGTGGAAAGCGCGCGTGAAAGACAGCCTGTTGAAACACGGTATCGCTGCGACGTGGAACGACAACAATGAGTTCGAGATCTGGTCGCCCGACGCGATGGCCCAGGGCTTCGGCCAACCGTATCCGGCGCGCGAAGCAAAGGTGCTGCAAACGCAGCTGATGATGCGTGCGTCGCACGACGCGCAGCGCGAATACGCACCCGACCGTCGGCCGTTCCTCGTCTCCCGTTCGGGCGGCGTCGGCATGCAACGCTATGTGCAGACATGGTCCGGCGACAACTACACCTCGTGGGAAACGCTGCGCTTTAATCTGAAGATGGGCCTCGGGCTCGCCATGTCCGGCGTGTCGAACAGCGGTCACGATATCGGCGGATTCTCTGGCCCCGCGCCAGATCCGGAATTGTTCGCCCGCTGGGTCGCATTCGGCATCTTTCTGCCGCGTTTCAGCATTCATTCCTGGAACGACGACGGTACGGTCAACGAACCATGGATGCATCCCGAAGTCACGCAGCAGGTGGCAGCGCTCATCAAACTGCGCTACCGGCTCATTCCCTACCTGTACGAGTTGCTATGGCAATCGCGCAGCGCGTACGAGCCGGTATTGCGTCCGATGTTCGCCGAGTTTCCGCACGATCCACGCTGTCTCGTCGATGGCGACGACATGATGCTGGGCGCGTCGATGCTGGTCGCGCCAGTGGTCGAGCCCGGCCAGTCGACGCGCGACGTTTATCTGCCGGCCGGCGCGCGCTGGGTGTCGTACTGGAGCGGCGAGGTATTCGAAGGCGGTCAGACCGTGACCCTGCCTGCCCCATTCGAGCAGCCGGTGACGTTGCTGCGTGAGGGCGGCGTGAATCCGTTGAACATCGCTGAACAACACTTCGGCCGTCCCGCCGACGAACGCGCGTTCATCGCCGTGCCGCACGCCGGCGCAGGCATCGCTCGCGGCGGCTGCGTCGAAGACGATGGCGAAAGCGAAGCCTGGCGCACAGGTGCGCAGGGACATTGGAACGTCTCGATTACAAGCGATGCGAGCACGTTGCGCATTTCAATCGTACGGGAAGGCTGGGTCCAGCAGCCGCAGCAGGAAGTTCGCCTGTTCGTGCCAAAAGACGAAGTGCGCCCGGCAGTCTGCGTCGACGGCGCGCTCGTGGCCGACCATACGGCGGACGGCTGGCGATGCCTGACGATTTCCATCGCCCACTGA
- a CDS encoding ABC transporter permease: protein MNRARLSADAAARTEPVRAFVSPSPARRVWQRFRQQRLGYWSLIIFVVAFAASLAGPLWSNDKPLVVRYEGQLYFPMFKTYAETTFGGDFPTPADYLDPYIKHRFDTPGNFAVYPPNRYYYDTLNYFSKAPNPAPPSRDNWLGTDDRGRDLFARLLYGFRVSVEFGLVLTLIGTVLGIAAGAVQGYFGGRTDIIGQRLIEIWSAMPELYLLIIFSSIFEPGFILLIVLLSLFGWIGLSDYVRAEFLRNRQQDYVRAARAMGLSNWQIMWRHVLPNSLTPVITFLPFRMSGSILALTSLDFLGLGVPSPTPSLGELLAQGKANLDAWWISLSTFGVLVAMLLLLTFMGDALRNALDTRIADAMRAGGNQ, encoded by the coding sequence ATGAATCGAGCCCGCCTTTCAGCCGATGCGGCGGCGCGCACCGAACCGGTTCGCGCGTTCGTGTCGCCATCGCCGGCGCGTCGCGTCTGGCAGCGTTTTCGCCAGCAGCGCCTTGGCTACTGGAGCCTGATCATCTTCGTCGTGGCGTTTGCGGCGAGCCTCGCCGGGCCGCTGTGGTCGAACGACAAGCCACTCGTGGTGCGCTACGAAGGGCAGCTTTATTTTCCGATGTTCAAGACCTACGCGGAGACCACTTTCGGCGGCGACTTCCCGACGCCCGCCGATTACCTCGATCCCTATATCAAGCATCGTTTCGACACGCCGGGCAACTTCGCGGTGTATCCGCCGAACCGGTATTACTACGACACGCTGAATTATTTTTCGAAAGCGCCGAACCCGGCACCGCCGTCGCGCGATAACTGGCTCGGCACCGACGACCGTGGGCGTGATCTCTTCGCGCGCCTTCTGTACGGTTTTCGCGTGTCGGTGGAATTCGGGTTGGTGCTGACCTTGATCGGCACCGTGCTGGGGATTGCGGCGGGCGCCGTGCAGGGTTACTTCGGAGGACGTACCGATATCATCGGGCAGCGTCTGATCGAAATATGGAGCGCGATGCCGGAGCTTTACCTGTTGATCATTTTCTCGTCGATTTTCGAGCCGGGGTTCATTCTGCTGATCGTGCTGCTGTCGCTGTTCGGCTGGATCGGCTTGTCCGACTACGTGCGAGCGGAGTTCCTGCGCAACCGTCAGCAGGACTATGTGCGTGCGGCGCGGGCGATGGGGCTCTCGAACTGGCAGATCATGTGGCGGCACGTTTTGCCCAACAGCTTGACGCCCGTGATCACGTTTCTGCCGTTCCGCATGAGCGGCTCGATTCTCGCGCTCACCAGCCTCGACTTTCTCGGCCTCGGCGTGCCGTCGCCGACGCCAAGTCTGGGCGAACTGCTTGCGCAAGGTAAGGCAAATCTCGACGCGTGGTGGATCTCGTTGTCGACGTTCGGCGTGCTGGTCGCGATGCTGTTGCTGCTGACGTTCATGGGCGATGCGCTGCGCAACGCGCTGGACACCCGCATCGCCGACGCCATGCGCGCGGGAGGCAACCAGTGA
- a CDS encoding ABC transporter ATP-binding protein produces the protein MVENDAKQGMTPPLLELDRLHVIFGDTVAVNDVTLTIQRGERVALVGESGSGKSVTALSILRLLSDAQVSGAIRFDGQDLLAKSEREMRGMRGSDIAMIFQEPMTALNPLYTVGDQIAETIVVHDGVTANEARKRAVALLGRTGIAEPGKRVNSYPHQLSGGQRQRAMIAMALACRPRLLLADEPTTALDVTIRAQIVDLLLELQRVEAEKRGMAVLLITHDLNLVRHFAQRIAVMEKGVLVESGPVEQVFESPQHPYTQRLLASRPERTVVPVLPISPVLLEARDVSVDFKTKLPGWSGWFRSGHFRAVADANVSVRQGETLGIVGESGSGKSTLAMALLGLQRTAHGEIEFQGRALGSYRGAEQTALRSNMQVVFQDPFSSLSPRQTVERIVGEGLALHRPQMSQEARRDKVVSVLREVGVDRTVLYRYPHEFSGGQRQRIAIARALVLEPRILILDEPTSALDVSIQQQVLKLLAGLQQKYNLGFVFISHDLAVIGAMAHRVAVMQNGSIVESGDVEQIFATPAHPYTRKLLKAALDY, from the coding sequence ATGGTGGAGAACGACGCAAAACAGGGCATGACGCCGCCGCTGCTGGAGCTCGATCGTCTGCATGTGATCTTTGGCGATACGGTCGCGGTGAACGACGTGACGCTCACGATCCAACGCGGCGAGCGGGTCGCGCTGGTCGGTGAATCGGGCTCGGGCAAGAGCGTGACCGCGCTGTCGATCCTGCGTCTGTTGAGCGACGCGCAGGTCAGTGGGGCGATCCGTTTCGACGGGCAGGATCTGCTCGCCAAAAGCGAGCGCGAGATGCGCGGTATGCGCGGCTCGGACATCGCGATGATTTTCCAGGAGCCGATGACGGCGCTCAATCCGCTCTATACGGTCGGTGATCAGATTGCCGAGACGATCGTCGTGCACGACGGCGTGACGGCGAACGAAGCGCGTAAGCGTGCCGTGGCATTGCTAGGGCGTACCGGCATCGCCGAGCCGGGCAAGCGCGTGAATAGTTATCCGCATCAGCTCTCGGGCGGTCAGCGGCAGCGCGCGATGATCGCGATGGCGCTCGCGTGCCGCCCACGTTTGCTGCTGGCCGATGAACCGACCACGGCGCTCGACGTGACGATTCGTGCGCAGATCGTCGACCTGCTGCTCGAATTGCAACGCGTCGAAGCCGAGAAGCGCGGCATGGCCGTGCTGCTGATCACCCACGACCTGAATCTCGTGCGCCATTTCGCGCAGCGCATTGCGGTGATGGAGAAGGGCGTACTCGTGGAGAGCGGGCCGGTCGAGCAGGTGTTCGAGTCGCCGCAGCATCCGTACACGCAACGTCTGCTGGCAAGCCGTCCGGAGCGCACGGTGGTTCCTGTCTTGCCGATTTCACCCGTGCTGCTCGAAGCGCGCGACGTCTCAGTCGATTTCAAAACGAAACTGCCAGGCTGGAGCGGCTGGTTCCGCTCGGGGCATTTTCGCGCGGTCGCCGATGCGAACGTGTCCGTGCGACAGGGCGAGACGCTCGGGATTGTCGGCGAATCGGGTTCGGGCAAATCGACGCTGGCGATGGCCCTGCTCGGTCTGCAACGCACCGCGCACGGCGAGATCGAGTTTCAGGGCAGGGCGCTCGGCAGCTATCGCGGCGCCGAGCAGACTGCCTTACGCTCGAATATGCAGGTTGTCTTTCAGGATCCGTTCAGCTCGCTTTCGCCGCGTCAGACCGTCGAACGGATCGTGGGCGAAGGGCTCGCGTTGCATCGCCCACAAATGAGCCAGGAGGCGCGGCGCGACAAGGTGGTGTCGGTTCTGCGCGAAGTCGGAGTGGACCGCACGGTGCTGTACCGCTATCCGCATGAGTTCTCCGGCGGCCAGCGTCAGCGCATTGCGATCGCGCGCGCGTTGGTGCTGGAGCCGCGCATCCTGATCCTCGACGAACCGACCAGTGCGCTCGACGTGTCGATCCAGCAGCAGGTCCTGAAACTGCTTGCCGGGTTGCAACAGAAGTACAACCTCGGCTTCGTTTTCATCAGCCACGATCTGGCCGTGATCGGGGCAATGGCGCATCGTGTCGCGGTGATGCAAAACGGTTCAATCGTCGAAAGCGGGGACGTTGAGCAGATTTTTGCGACACCGGCGCACCCTTACACCCGAAAGCTGCTGAAAGCGGCGCTTGACTACTGA
- a CDS encoding C40 family peptidase produces the protein MQHRNLTQACTRVVAGMFIGVLMAAAPGAFADEVSSFNQNASYSTPSGSNPLSSLNSQSAAPGSDGGAKSFLSGMAGKAGDVVVGALNMIGVRYRWGGNTPDSGLDCSGFVRYVFQDTLGMALPRRAEEMSRVGEKVRVSDLKPGDLVFFNTMRRTFSHVGIYIGDNKFVHSPSTGSTIRVDDMDSGYWEKRFTGARRIETSYQDGEDLRKRVNASIGGNQ, from the coding sequence ATGCAGCACAGAAACCTAACCCAGGCTTGCACGCGCGTCGTCGCCGGGATGTTCATTGGCGTCTTGATGGCAGCAGCTCCCGGCGCGTTCGCCGACGAAGTAAGCAGTTTTAATCAGAATGCCTCATATTCGACCCCTAGCGGGTCGAATCCTTTGTCCTCCCTCAATTCGCAATCGGCCGCTCCCGGCAGCGACGGCGGCGCCAAATCGTTCCTCTCCGGCATGGCCGGTAAAGCGGGCGACGTGGTGGTCGGCGCGCTGAACATGATCGGCGTTCGCTACCGTTGGGGTGGTAATACGCCCGATTCGGGGCTCGATTGCAGCGGCTTCGTTCGCTACGTGTTCCAGGACACGCTCGGTATGGCGCTGCCGCGCCGCGCTGAGGAAATGAGCCGCGTCGGCGAGAAGGTGCGCGTCAGCGACCTGAAGCCGGGCGATCTGGTGTTCTTCAATACGATGCGCCGTACGTTCTCGCACGTCGGCATCTACATCGGCGACAACAAGTTCGTGCATTCGCCTTCCACGGGCAGCACGATCCGCGTCGACGATATGGATAGCGGCTATTGGGAAAAGCGTTTCACGGGCGCACGCCGGATCGAGACGTCCTATCAGGACGGTGAAGATCTGCGCAAGCGTGTGAATGCTTCGATTGGTGGTAATCAGTAA
- a CDS encoding patatin-like phospholipase family protein — MKPSSPRLARRTFSLAAASAVLAACTTTGASKTDSTPVATTPTANTPPLEKPQRPIRVGLALGGGAARGFAHIGVIKGLEARNIQVDLVAGTSAGSVVGALYASGMNGFALNKLALSMDEASISDWAMPFRTRGFLQGIALQNYLNTTLNNRPIEKMAKPLGVVATDLKTGQPILFQRGNTGIAVRASCSVPSIFEPVKIGGHEYVDGGLVSPVPASFARKMGADFVIAVDISQRPESGLTASSFDVLMQTFTIMGQTIKAYELDKYADIVIRPNLAAMSGSDFSQRNAAILAGEEAVAKMMPELQRKLAASRAAA; from the coding sequence TTGAAACCGTCATCCCCTCGCCTCGCCCGTCGCACCTTCTCATTGGCCGCCGCCTCCGCGGTGTTGGCCGCCTGCACCACGACCGGCGCCAGCAAAACTGATAGCACGCCGGTTGCCACCACGCCCACCGCGAACACGCCGCCGCTTGAAAAACCGCAGCGGCCCATCCGAGTCGGACTCGCGCTAGGCGGCGGCGCCGCTCGCGGCTTCGCGCACATCGGCGTGATCAAGGGGCTGGAGGCGCGCAATATTCAGGTCGACCTGGTGGCCGGCACAAGCGCGGGTTCGGTAGTCGGTGCGCTGTACGCCTCGGGGATGAACGGCTTTGCCCTGAACAAGCTCGCGCTGTCCATGGACGAAGCCTCGATCAGCGACTGGGCCATGCCGTTTCGCACGCGCGGCTTTCTGCAAGGCATCGCGCTGCAGAACTATCTGAATACGACCCTCAACAACCGTCCGATCGAGAAGATGGCCAAGCCGCTCGGCGTGGTCGCCACCGACCTGAAAACCGGCCAGCCAATCCTGTTCCAACGCGGCAACACCGGCATTGCAGTGCGCGCGTCGTGCAGCGTGCCGTCGATTTTCGAGCCGGTGAAGATCGGCGGACACGAATATGTGGACGGCGGCCTGGTGAGCCCGGTGCCCGCCTCGTTTGCGCGCAAGATGGGCGCGGATTTCGTGATCGCCGTAGACATCTCGCAGCGTCCGGAAAGCGGCCTCACCGCCAGTTCGTTCGATGTGCTGATGCAGACGTTCACGATCATGGGCCAGACGATCAAGGCGTATGAACTCGACAAGTACGCCGACATTGTGATCCGGCCTAATCTGGCCGCCATGAGCGGCAGCGATTTCTCCCAGCGCAACGCTGCGATTCTTGCTGGAGAGGAAGCGGTGGCGAAGATGATGCCGGAGTTGCAGCGCAAGCTAGCCGCAAGCCGCGCCGCGGCTTAA
- a CDS encoding extracellular solute-binding protein: MTTGSRWVQAPRALRSSVILRLSRVGLPVVPRSWRSACAVALCGVSLLAGLLAAPEAHAVYAIAQYGEPKYPADFKHFDYVNPDAPKGGTLVLANPSRLTSFDKFNPFTLRGNTAPGVDLLFESLTIGSSDEVASAYGLLADDIHIAPDGLSTTFHINPRARFSNGDPVTADDVKFSLDTLKSPQAAPQFASIFGEITRAVVVDPHTIRFDFHQRNRELPLLVGSMPVFSRKWGMKPDGSRIPFDQLAFEKPIASGPYLIEKYDNGRTIAYRRDPNYWGAALPVRVGMNNFDRIVYKLYSDNVARLEAFKAGEYDAMVEYVARNWVRRDFGKKFDSGELIKREFPQHNGTGMQGFMINLRRPLFQDVRVRKALDLAFDFQWLNRQLFFNQYTRIDSFFVNTDLQAKGLPSPGELSLLEPWRAKLDPAVFGPPPKQPDTDPPGSLRANLLQARALLQQAGWTYRDNALRNAKGEPFRFEILDDSGSSAQMEPIVATFIRNLQKLGITATFRVSDFAVYQKRLDAFDFDTTTIRMPDVQVPGSEEIDRFGSKAADTPGSDNMIGLKSPAVDAILSALVHAQTREQLIDATHALDRVLMHGYYVIPQWYSATHRVAFKRGLAWPKTLPLYYGAEGWITSMWWYAQPQPQTEAH; this comes from the coding sequence ATGACAACTGGCTCGCGATGGGTTCAAGCGCCTCGTGCACTTCGGAGCAGCGTGATTCTCAGGCTATCGCGTGTCGGTCTACCGGTTGTGCCGCGCTCCTGGCGCTCGGCGTGCGCCGTCGCACTGTGTGGCGTGTCCCTCCTGGCCGGTTTGCTCGCGGCGCCCGAAGCGCACGCCGTCTATGCGATCGCGCAGTACGGCGAGCCGAAATATCCGGCCGATTTCAAGCACTTCGACTACGTCAATCCAGATGCGCCGAAGGGCGGCACGCTGGTGCTGGCCAATCCGAGCCGGCTGACCAGCTTCGATAAATTCAATCCGTTCACTTTGCGCGGCAATACCGCACCGGGCGTCGATCTGCTGTTCGAAAGCCTGACCATCGGCAGCAGCGACGAAGTGGCCTCCGCCTATGGCCTGCTCGCCGACGACATCCATATCGCGCCCGACGGCCTGTCGACCACCTTCCACATCAACCCGCGTGCGCGCTTTTCGAACGGCGATCCGGTCACCGCCGACGACGTCAAATTTTCGCTCGACACGCTAAAAAGCCCGCAAGCCGCGCCGCAATTCGCGTCGATCTTCGGCGAGATCACGCGTGCGGTGGTGGTCGATCCGCATACGATCCGCTTCGACTTTCATCAACGCAATCGCGAGTTGCCGCTGCTCGTGGGCAGCATGCCGGTGTTCTCGCGCAAGTGGGGGATGAAGCCGGACGGCAGCCGGATACCGTTCGACCAGCTCGCGTTCGAAAAGCCGATTGCCAGCGGGCCTTATCTGATCGAAAAGTACGATAACGGCCGCACGATCGCGTATCGACGCGACCCGAATTACTGGGGTGCGGCGCTGCCCGTGCGCGTGGGGATGAATAACTTCGATCGGATTGTCTATAAGCTGTATTCGGACAACGTCGCGCGGCTGGAAGCGTTCAAAGCGGGCGAATACGACGCAATGGTCGAATACGTCGCGCGCAATTGGGTGCGGCGCGACTTCGGCAAGAAGTTCGATAGCGGCGAGTTGATCAAGCGCGAATTTCCGCAGCATAACGGCACCGGCATGCAGGGCTTCATGATCAATCTGCGGCGGCCGTTGTTTCAGGACGTGCGGGTGCGCAAGGCGCTCGATCTCGCATTCGATTTTCAGTGGCTGAACCGCCAGTTGTTCTTCAATCAGTACACGCGCATCGACAGCTTCTTCGTCAATACGGATTTGCAGGCGAAAGGTCTGCCTTCGCCGGGCGAACTATCGCTCCTCGAGCCATGGCGCGCAAAACTCGATCCGGCGGTATTCGGTCCGCCGCCGAAGCAGCCGGACACGGATCCGCCGGGTTCGCTGCGCGCCAATCTGTTGCAGGCGCGTGCCTTGTTGCAGCAGGCGGGCTGGACCTATCGCGACAACGCGTTGCGTAACGCCAAGGGCGAGCCGTTCCGGTTCGAGATCCTCGACGATTCCGGTTCGTCCGCGCAAATGGAGCCGATTGTCGCGACGTTCATCCGCAATCTGCAGAAGCTCGGCATTACCGCCACATTTCGCGTGTCCGATTTCGCGGTCTATCAAAAGCGTCTCGACGCGTTCGATTTCGACACGACCACCATCCGTATGCCGGACGTGCAGGTGCCAGGCTCGGAAGAGATCGACCGCTTCGGCAGCAAGGCCGCGGACACGCCAGGCTCGGACAACATGATCGGGCTGAAATCGCCGGCCGTCGACGCGATCCTGAGCGCGCTCGTGCATGCGCAGACGCGGGAGCAACTGATCGACGCGACGCATGCGCTCGACCGCGTGCTGATGCATGGCTACTATGTGATTCCGCAGTGGTACAGCGCGACGCACCGGGTGGCGTTCAAGCGCGGTCTCGCGTGGCCCAAAACCTTGCCTCTGTACTATGGCGCGGAAGGCTGGATCACGTCGATGTGGTGGTATGCGCAGCCGCAGCCGCAAACTGAGGCGCATTAA
- a CDS encoding MFS transporter has protein sequence MKTIIGLRWWIIALVCAGTIVNYLSRNALGVMAPQLTTLLHMSTKQYSYVVGAFQVGYTIMQPVCGLIIDLIGLRLGFALFACLWSLTGVLHGFASGWLSLAALRGLMGLTEAVAIPAGMKVVAEWFPNREKSVAVGYFNAGTSLGSLLAPPLVVFLSLRYGWQSAFAVTGALGFVWAAVWYVLYRSPADHARISAAERETIVSGQTPGTPQRHSIREVLRTRRFWAIAQARFFAEPAWQTFSFWIPLYLATQRHMDLKQIALFAWLPFLAADLGGLFGGYLSPFLMKRLRMPLIASRIAGVVLGAFMMLGPACIGLVASPYQAIALFCVGGFAHQMISALVNTLAADVFDPSEVGTVAGFAGMSAWIGGLGFSLLVGALADTIGYTPLFGALGAFDLIGATLLIILMRGVTRDARPRQVDNNASTAA, from the coding sequence TTGAAAACAATCATTGGTTTGCGCTGGTGGATCATCGCGCTGGTATGTGCCGGGACGATCGTCAACTATCTGTCGCGCAACGCCCTCGGCGTGATGGCGCCGCAGTTGACGACACTCCTGCACATGAGCACCAAGCAGTACTCGTACGTCGTCGGTGCATTCCAGGTCGGCTATACGATCATGCAGCCGGTATGCGGCCTGATTATCGATCTGATCGGTTTGCGTCTCGGCTTTGCGTTGTTCGCCTGCCTCTGGTCTCTAACGGGCGTACTGCACGGTTTCGCGAGCGGCTGGCTCTCGCTTGCGGCCTTGCGCGGACTCATGGGGTTGACGGAAGCCGTCGCCATTCCGGCAGGCATGAAGGTAGTCGCCGAGTGGTTTCCCAATCGCGAAAAATCCGTGGCGGTGGGCTACTTCAACGCGGGCACGTCGCTCGGTTCGCTGCTCGCCCCGCCGCTCGTCGTCTTCCTGTCGCTGAGATATGGCTGGCAAAGCGCGTTTGCGGTGACGGGTGCGCTCGGCTTTGTCTGGGCTGCGGTCTGGTATGTGCTGTACCGCTCGCCGGCCGATCACGCGCGCATCAGCGCGGCTGAGCGCGAGACGATCGTCAGCGGCCAGACGCCGGGCACGCCGCAGCGGCACAGCATCCGCGAAGTACTTCGTACGCGCCGGTTCTGGGCGATCGCACAAGCGCGTTTCTTCGCGGAACCCGCGTGGCAAACGTTCAGCTTCTGGATTCCGCTTTACCTCGCGACGCAACGCCACATGGACCTGAAACAGATCGCACTGTTCGCGTGGCTGCCGTTTCTTGCCGCCGACCTTGGCGGCCTCTTCGGCGGCTACCTGTCGCCGTTTCTGATGAAGCGTTTGCGCATGCCGTTGATCGCGTCGCGCATCGCGGGTGTCGTGCTCGGCGCTTTCATGATGCTCGGACCGGCATGCATTGGTCTCGTCGCCTCGCCGTATCAGGCAATCGCGCTCTTCTGCGTGGGCGGCTTCGCGCATCAGATGATCTCGGCGCTCGTCAACACATTGGCCGCCGACGTGTTCGACCCCAGCGAAGTCGGCACCGTCGCCGGATTTGCAGGGATGTCCGCGTGGATCGGCGGCCTGGGCTTTTCGCTGCTGGTTGGCGCGCTGGCCGACACGATCGGCTACACACCGTTATTCGGCGCCCTCGGCGCTTTCGACCTCATCGGCGCCACCTTGCTAATCATTCTGATGCGCGGCGTCACTCGCGACGCGCGACCGCGTCAAGTCGACAACAACGCCAGCACGGCTGCGTGA